One part of the Vicinamibacterales bacterium genome encodes these proteins:
- a CDS encoding efflux RND transporter periplasmic adaptor subunit: MVDIARPSQARKKRIRRILYATAAVVVIGGISLGVSKLKPAAPSVDKAVVWIDSVKRGSMLRQVRGSGVLTPEDIRWIPAQTQGRVEEIVLRPGAQVKPDTVILILSNPELTQTVREAELGYKSAQAAYDNKKAELESAFLSQEANVASIDAQYKQAALDLEANEELFKEKLVPELTVKQKRSTADDLKNRLGVEQNRLKITREGTTSQLAPQEADVNQKKAAWDLRRQQLEDLKVKAGMSGTLTVVPVERGQQVAPGTNLARVANPSLLKAELRIAETQTKDIHIGQYAEVDTRNGIVKGHVSRMDPSSTGGTVGVDVSMDEALPPGARPDLSVDGTIQLEKLENIIYVGRPAFGQENSTVTIFKVQPSGEAIATKVKLGRASVNTIEVIEGLSPGDQVILSDMSQYDSYDRVQLKG, encoded by the coding sequence ATGGTTGATATCGCTCGTCCGTCGCAGGCCCGGAAGAAACGCATCCGCCGCATCCTCTACGCCACAGCTGCCGTCGTCGTCATCGGCGGCATCTCGCTCGGCGTCTCCAAGCTCAAGCCCGCCGCCCCCTCCGTCGACAAGGCTGTCGTCTGGATCGATTCGGTGAAGCGGGGATCGATGCTGCGTCAGGTCCGCGGCTCCGGCGTGCTCACCCCGGAAGACATCCGATGGATTCCGGCGCAGACGCAGGGACGCGTCGAGGAGATCGTGCTGCGCCCCGGCGCGCAGGTGAAGCCCGACACGGTCATTCTGATCCTCAGCAATCCTGAGTTGACCCAGACCGTGAGGGAAGCCGAGCTCGGCTACAAGTCGGCGCAGGCTGCTTACGACAACAAGAAGGCCGAACTGGAGAGCGCGTTCCTCAGCCAGGAGGCCAACGTCGCCAGCATCGACGCGCAATACAAGCAGGCGGCGCTCGACCTCGAAGCCAACGAAGAACTCTTCAAGGAAAAACTCGTCCCGGAGCTGACGGTCAAGCAGAAGCGCAGCACCGCCGACGATCTCAAGAACCGTCTTGGTGTTGAACAGAACCGCCTGAAGATCACGCGCGAAGGCACGACGTCGCAGCTGGCCCCGCAGGAAGCCGACGTCAACCAGAAGAAGGCGGCGTGGGATCTGCGCCGGCAGCAGCTCGAGGATCTGAAGGTCAAGGCGGGTATGTCGGGCACGCTGACGGTGGTGCCGGTCGAACGCGGCCAGCAGGTCGCGCCCGGAACCAACCTGGCGCGCGTCGCCAACCCCTCGCTCCTCAAGGCCGAGTTGCGGATCGCCGAAACCCAGACGAAGGACATCCACATCGGCCAGTACGCCGAGGTCGATACACGCAACGGAATCGTCAAGGGTCACGTCTCACGCATGGACCCGTCTTCGACTGGCGGGACCGTCGGCGTCGACGTGAGCATGGACGAAGCGCTTCCGCCGGGCGCGCGCCCGGATCTGAGCGTCGACGGGACGATCCAGCTGGAAAAGCTCGAGAACATCATTTACGTGGGCCGTCCCGCCTTCGGGCAGGAAAACAGCACGGTGACGATTTTCAAGGTGCAGCCGAGCGGCGAGGCCATCGCGACGAAAGTGAAGCTGGGACGCGCGTCGGTCAACACCATCGAAGTGATCGAGGGGCTCAGCCCCGGCGATCAGGTGATCCTCTCCGACATGTCTCAGTACGACTCGTACGACCGAGTCCAGCTCAAAGGCTAG
- a CDS encoding MarR family winged helix-turn-helix transcriptional regulator: MNRATVGEALTAVMTLYPRIYFACHTRHVRDPQTQRLLSRHQASILDHLDEFEPTTVMELAAHMGVTAATMSIALDRLERKGYVARARDAKDRRRVHVRLTSAGIRIREASSVLDPSRVETLVGRLTDEDRARAIEGLALLAHAGQQEE, translated from the coding sequence ATGAATAGGGCCACCGTCGGCGAGGCGCTCACCGCCGTGATGACCCTCTATCCCCGGATTTATTTCGCCTGTCATACCCGCCACGTCCGCGACCCCCAGACCCAGCGGCTGCTCAGTCGCCACCAGGCGAGCATCCTCGATCATCTCGACGAATTCGAGCCGACGACCGTGATGGAGCTTGCGGCGCACATGGGGGTCACGGCGGCCACGATGTCGATCGCCCTGGATCGGCTCGAGCGCAAAGGCTACGTCGCGCGCGCCAGGGACGCGAAGGACCGCCGCCGGGTGCACGTGCGGCTGACGAGCGCGGGGATCCGTATCCGTGAAGCCAGCTCGGTGCTCGATCCCAGCCGCGTCGAGACCCTGGTCGGGCGGCTGACCGATGAAGACCGGGCGCGCGCCATCGAAGGCCTGGCGCTACTGGCTCATGCCGGGCAACAGGAGGAGTGA
- a CDS encoding SRPBCC family protein, whose product MRWIWYVVAVLAGTAALVALVGALLPRRHSVSRTARVPLPPDALYGLLSDVSRFRSWRRDVASLERLPDKDGMPAWIEETGGMKIPMRFERMERPSLLVARIDTDRLPFGGAWTYRIAAAGAGSDLTITEDGEVSNVVFRFMSRFVFGHYATLDAYLAHLRVAADGGKA is encoded by the coding sequence ATGCGTTGGATCTGGTATGTCGTCGCTGTCCTTGCCGGTACGGCGGCGCTCGTCGCCCTCGTTGGCGCGCTGCTGCCCAGGCGCCACTCGGTATCGAGGACGGCACGCGTGCCGCTGCCCCCCGACGCGCTCTACGGACTGCTGTCGGACGTCTCGCGCTTCCGCTCCTGGCGTCGTGACGTGGCCTCGCTCGAACGCCTGCCCGACAAAGATGGCATGCCCGCGTGGATAGAAGAGACCGGCGGCATGAAGATTCCCATGCGATTCGAGCGGATGGAGCGTCCGTCGCTGCTCGTCGCGCGCATCGACACCGATCGGCTGCCTTTCGGGGGCGCCTGGACGTATCGCATCGCCGCCGCGGGCGCCGGCTCTGATCTCACGATCACCGAGGACGGCGAAGTGTCGAACGTCGTCTTCCGTTTCATGTCCCGTTTCGTGTTCGGGCACTACGCGACGCTCGACGCCTATCTGGCGCACCTGCGCGTGGCGGCGGACGGGGGCAAGGCGTGA
- a CDS encoding ATP-dependent Clp protease proteolytic subunit, protein MGLPEDRSLTDLVDAVKDLLRKEQSERLRDVYLIGDIEKDLARTTIERLRELASENAKPINLYINSAGGNVTDGLAIHDAIQDLVGRGIQISVIVQGMAYSMGSVVLQAASPARRLAFPHSWIMIHEPAKWAGWQSTTAAAQHLERLRQMQSQIYQIMASRSGRPLKQIIRDTKRVDFYLDAWRAKAYGLIDDVVGAVMRPMRPAEPAPEALVEDEGPPLAAQERSDS, encoded by the coding sequence ATGGGCTTGCCTGAGGACCGATCGCTCACCGACCTGGTTGACGCCGTCAAGGATCTGCTGCGCAAGGAGCAGAGCGAGCGCCTGCGCGACGTCTATCTCATCGGCGACATCGAAAAGGATCTGGCCCGCACCACCATCGAACGACTGCGGGAATTGGCCAGCGAGAACGCCAAGCCCATCAATCTCTACATCAACAGCGCCGGCGGGAACGTTACGGACGGCCTGGCCATCCACGACGCGATCCAGGACCTGGTCGGCCGCGGCATCCAGATCTCCGTGATCGTCCAGGGGATGGCCTATTCCATGGGATCCGTGGTCCTCCAGGCCGCCAGCCCCGCACGGCGGCTGGCGTTTCCCCACTCGTGGATCATGATTCATGAGCCGGCGAAATGGGCGGGTTGGCAGTCGACGACCGCCGCGGCGCAGCATCTGGAACGGCTGCGTCAGATGCAGAGTCAGATCTACCAGATCATGGCGTCCCGTTCGGGACGCCCGCTGAAGCAGATCATCCGGGACACCAAACGCGTCGATTTCTATCTCGATGCGTGGCGCGCCAAGGCCTACGGTCTCATCGACGACGTGGTTGGGGCGGTGATGCGCCCGATGCGGCCGGCCGAGCCAGCGCCGGAAGCGTTGGTCGAAGACGAGGGGCCGCCGCTTGCCGCCCAGGAGCGGTCGGACTCATGA